In Columba livia isolate bColLiv1 breed racing homer chromosome 8, bColLiv1.pat.W.v2, whole genome shotgun sequence, a single genomic region encodes these proteins:
- the TMEM69 gene encoding transmembrane protein 69 has translation MFPFLQRCCFHTSFKVQKLTGTRLLLYGRNKTTWCSLSFRLQTDVCLFSRSPSLSPASVYATKLQAFHTSPPSFKKKTPKESETKKPGVLERSVESLKESPKPALYLSLAGLIPFVSVPLAMAIQGTYYPEVAFAQVLYGAVTVSFLGGMRWGFALPENSPAKPDWLSLANSTVPPLLAWQALLFKDVTHSAVMLVLALGIALHYDVALLPPYPRWFKVLRVVGTVVMALSLLATAALKAVSEEQLSDSRDKWQNTKQ, from the exons atgtttccttttctacaacGATGCTGTTTCCACACATCTTTCAAA GTCCAGAAGTTAACAGGTACCAGACTACTACTGTACGGAAGGAATAAGACAACTTGGTGTTCTCTCAGCTTTCGTCTGCAGACAGATGTGTGTCTTTTCTCAAGATCTCCAAGCCTCAGCCCAGCATCAGTATATGCAACCAAGCTCCAGGCTTTTCACACCTCTCCCCCTTCCTTCAAGAAGAAAACCCCCAAGGAATCTGAGACTAAAAAGCCAGGCGTATTGGAACGAAGCGTGGAATCACTAAAGGAGTCTCCGAAGCCAGCCCTTTATTTAAGCCTCGCAGGGCTAATTCCGTTTGTTTCTGTGCCACTGGCAATGGCCATTCAAGGGACCTACTACCCAGAGGTGGCGTTTGCTCAGGTTTTGTATGGTGCTGTGACAGTCTCTTTCCTCGGAGGAATGAGGTGGGGGTTTGCTCTCCCGGAGAACAGCCCAGCCAAGCCAGACTGGCTGAGCCTGGCTAACAGTACAGTTCCTCCTCTACTTGCCTGGCAagctttactttttaaagacGTCACTCACAGTGCGGTGATGCTAGTGCTGGCCTTAGGGATAGCGCTACATTATGACGTTGCCCTTCTTCCTCCTTATCCTAGGTGGTTTAAAGTACTGAGGGTGGTGGGAACGGTGGTGATGGCGTTATCACTATTAGCTACTGCAGCATTGAAGGCCGTTTCAGAAGAGCAGCTAAGTGACAGCAGAGATAAATGGCAGAACACAAAACAATaa
- the IPP gene encoding actin-binding protein IPP → MASVSAAKGGGGSFSDRHARLLLAQINRLRAGQSFCDVRLEVGPEAFAVHRLVLAASSPYFAALFAGGMKESGRDVVRIAGVEAGTFHTLLDFIYTGVLSIGEHNVQELIVAADMLQLTEVVELCCEFLKGQIDPLNCIGLFQFSEQIACHDLMEFTESYIHGHFLEVQSGEEFLALTKEQLVKILRSEDLSIEDEYQVFMAAMQWILKDVGKRKKYVVEVLEPVRFPLLPAQRLLKYIESIPDFSLRVALQTLLKEYCEVCKSPKENKVSSFLQASKGRPRRKARKYLYAVGGYTRLQGGRWSDSRALSCVERFDTFSHYWTTVSSLHQARSGLGVAVVGGMVYAIGGEKDSMIFDCTECYDPVTKQWTTVASMNHPRCGLGVCTCYGAIYALGGWVGAEIGNTIERFDPEENSWDVVGSMAVPRYYFGCCEMQGLIYVVGGISSEGVELRSVEVYDPISKRWSELAPMGTGRAYLGVAALNDCIYAVGGWNESQDALATVERYSFEEEKWVEVASMKIPRAGVCVVAVNGFLYASGGRAPSHDFAAPVTSDSVEVYNPHVDSWTEIANMITSRCEGGVAVL, encoded by the exons ATGGCGAGCGTTTCGGCGGCCAAGGGTGGCGGGGGCTCCTTCTCTGACCGCCACGCCCGCCTCCTCCTGGCGCAGATCAACCGGCTGCGGGCCGGGCAGAGCTTCTGCGATGTGCGGCTGGAGGTGGGCCCGGAGGCGTTCGCCGTGCACCGGCTGGTGCTGGCGGCCAGCAGCCCCTACTTCGCGGCGCTGTTCGCGGGCGGCATGAAGGAGTCCGGCCGGGACGTGGTGCGGATCGCGGGGGTCGAGGCGGGCACGTTCCACACGCTCCTCGACTTCATCTACACAG GGGTGCTGAGCATTGGCGAGCACAACGTGCAGGAGCTGATCGTCGCGGCCGACATGCTGCAGCTCACCGAGGTGGTGGAGCTCTGCTGCGAGTTCCTCAAGGGCCAGATCGACCCGCTGAACTGCATCGGCCTCTTCCAGTTCTCCGAGCAGATCGCCTGTCACGACCTGATGGAGTTCACCGAGAGCTACATCCACGGGCACTTTCTGGAGGTGCAGAGTGGGGAGGAGTTCCTGGCGCTGACCAAGGAGCAGCTGGTCAAGATCCTGCGAAGCGAGGACCTCAGCATCGAGGACGAGTACCAGGTTTTCATGGCGGCCATGCAGTGGATTTTGAAGGATGTGGGGAAACGAAAGAAATACGTCGTGGAAGTACTGGAGCCTGTTCGATTCCCTCTGCTACCAGCACAAAGGTTGTTAAAATACATAGAAA GTATTCCAGATTTCAGTCTTCGCGTGGCCCTGCAAACTCTGTTGAAAGAATATTGTGAAGTCTGTAAATCTCCCAAAGAGAACAAGGTCAGCAGTTTTCTGCAGGCTTCTAAAGGTCGTCCCCGGAGGAAAGCCAGGAAGTACCTTTATGCAGTAG GCGGGTACACCCGGCTGCAAGGAGGACGCTGGAGTGACAGTAGAGCCCTGAGCTGTGTGGAGCGATTTGACACCTTCAGCCACTACTGGACCACAGTGTCCTCTCTCCACCAGGCGCGGAGCGGGCTGGGCGTGGCGGTGGTGGGAGGAATGGTCTACGCCATTGGAG GTGAGAAGGACTCGATGATTTTTGACTGTACTGAATGTTATGATCCTGTTACTAAGCAGTGGACCACTGTGGCTTCCATGAACCATCCCCGTTGTGGACTGGGAGTGTGCACGTGCTATGGTGCTATCTATGCTTTGG GAGGTTGGGTTGGAGCAGAGATTGGCAACACAATTGAAAGATTTGATCCTGAAGAAAATAGTTGGGATGTGGTGGGAAGCATGGCTGTGCCCCGTTACTACTTTGGGTGTTGTGAAATGCAAG GCTTGATTTATGTTGTTGGTGGTATCAGCAGTGAAGGAGTAGAGCTACGCTCCGTTGAAGTCTATGACCCAATATCTAAACGCTGGTCTGAGCTCGCTCCAATGGGCACTGGAAGAGCGTACCTTGGTGTAGCGGCTCTCAACGATTGTATCTACGCTGTGGGAGGCTGGAATGAATCTCAGGATGCCCTTGCTACTGTAGAAAGATACTCCTTTGAAGAG GAAAAGTGGGTTGAAGTTGCATCGATGAAGATACCAAGAGCTGGTGTCTGTGTTGTGGCTGTGAATGGATTTCTTTATGCCTCGGGGGGCCGAGCTCCCAGTCATGATTTTGCTGCCCCAGTGACGTCTGACTCTGTTGAAGTTTATAACCCGCATGTGGACAGTTGGACTGAAATTGCCAACATGATCACCAGTCGCTGCGAAGGAGGCGTAGCTGTGCTGTag